CTTGACTTTTTCTCCTAATTCAgcatttttaccccaaaatccatcccctTTGAGGCCCAATCTTAACTTTTCCACccaattttgcttttttatcccaaaatttaTCCCtgttaacaaaaatatttcgTTTCAGTCCAACAGGGGagtttttatcccaaaattcattcTCATGGAGTCCAATCTTGACTTTTCCAACCAACCTTGACTTTTCCATccaattcagcatttttatcccaaaattaaTCCCCGTTGACCAAAATGTTGTATTTTGCTTCAATGTGGGTGTTTTTATCCCAATATTCACCCTCATGAAGCTCCTACATTGACTTTTCCAGCCAACCTTGACTTTTCCACCCAACTGGAGCatcttttcctccaaaattcaTCCCCAGTGAACAGAACTTTGGGTTTTGGTCCAAcggatcccaaaatccatccctgctgaGGCCCAACGTTGACTTTCAGTCTTCTCCTCCCACCAGATcgcccaacccaacccaacttGACGGTGACGCCCTCCAGCATCACCGTGGAAGGGCAGCCCCTCGTCTTCCTCTGCGCAGTGCATCGCCGAGCGGAGATTTGGGTTCTTCCAGGACGAGCTCGAGTTCACGAACAGGATCCAGGAAGGTTCTGGAGCCGCTGGCGTCCGGCTGCAGGTGGAGAAGACCGGCCGCAACAGGACCGGGAACTTCAGCTGCCGCTACGAGATGACCAAGGGGCGCTGGATCATGTCCTACCCCAGCGATTCCATCCAGGTCATCGTTGAAGGTGAATTTGGggattaatttgaaattttgggGATAAATCTGTGATTTTCAAGATAAATTTGTGATTTTCAGGGATTAATCTGTGATTTAGTGGATAAatcggggattttggggataaaTTTGTTATTTTGGTGATAAATCCGTGATTTGGGGGATAAATCTGTGATTTGGGAAATAAACCTGAGATTTCGAGGATAAATCTGTGATTTTGGGGATAAATTGGTGATTTGGGGATAAATCTGTGATTTGGAAGATGAACCTGAGATTTTGgggataaatattttattttggggttaaaTCCCTGATTTTttgagcactgggatgggcgTGGAGTGACCTCAGTGTTGGGCTTGCAGGAGGTTGAGGAGATGCCAAAGTTGGGCTGTAGTTGGGTTCCACAGAGTTTTCCCCgtttcttttccctccccctcAGATCCGTGTCTGGCCCCCGTCCTGTCTGTGGAGCCGTCCTCGGGCGTGGTGGCCGTGGGCCACcggctgcagctgagctgcgCCGTGCCCCCGTGCCGATTCCGGCAGTGCTTCGGGTTCAAACGTGATGGCACCGAGGTGATGCCAAACACTGGTGACATCATTGGTGACATCATCACCTGGGATGGGTCTGAGCTGATCTTTCTGaatatttcccaaaatttcACCGGGAATTTCAGCTGCCTGGTGGAGGAGGATGTGGGCAGGGCCTGGCTGGAGGCTCCGCCCAGCCAGGGCGTGCCCGTGGTGTTGAGGGGTAGGTGGGCATTTTTTTGGGGCAAGGGAGGGGGTATTTGGGGTGGAAAGGcgagattttgggattttaggtGTGGCCACGCCCACAGAAATGGTCAATCCCGCCTGgctgaccacacccactgtAATGACCACTACCTGTGCATTGCCTTCTCCATTGGCCACACCCACCTCAGTGATcacacccaatgaccacacccatccactgaccacacccactgaccacacccaccgactgaccacacccacccaCTGActacacccactgaccacacccacccactgaccacacccaactgaccacacccattGACCACACCCACCGACTGACCATAACAACTGACCCCACCCACTGATCACACCAAACTGACCATGCCCCCTGACCACAcccacccactgaccacaccccactgaccaaacaaactgaccacacccacccaCTGTCCACACCCACCAACCACACCCACCGACCATACTTAATGACCACACCAATTAGCAAACTCACTGACTGCATGcaacccactgaccacacccatcAAAATGGCTGAACCCACACAACGAGTACACCCAAGACCACCCCAATGACTACACTCATCCCACTAACCACACCCAcctcactgaccacatccaTCAAAGTGGCTGAAcacaatgaccacacccactgaccacacccactgattAACCGAGTACAGtactgaccacaccccaatgcCCAAACCTCACTGTCCACCgccactgaccacacccaactgACTGCATCAAAGCCACTCACCACACCCAAAAAAATGTTTGAACCCACACAGtgatcacacccactgaccaccccaatGACCACTCCACTGATCTCAcccacccactgaccacacacaTCCCATTGACCACATCCATTAAAATGGCTGAATacaatgaccacacccactgaccacacccactgaccatcCCAGTGACCgcacccaactgaccacaccaaACTGCTCACACCACAGACCACACTtcaatgaccacacccactgaccacctaAGTGACCAcatcccactgaccacacccacagACCACACCCATTGACCACACCCaactgactgcacccactgaccacacccaatgac
The window above is part of the Oenanthe melanoleuca isolate GR-GAL-2019-014 unplaced genomic scaffold, OMel1.0 S132, whole genome shotgun sequence genome. Proteins encoded here:
- the LOC130266659 gene encoding LOW QUALITY PROTEIN: alpha-1B-glycoprotein-like (The sequence of the model RefSeq protein was modified relative to this genomic sequence to represent the inferred CDS: inserted 2 bases in 1 codon), with the translated sequence MNLLPPAPDISVPAKPLFFIGYTVSILCTVPGPANQDWIQGFRFFRTSGSVIDVRTSKRSFVRTFNITDPQDGGFHTCSYIMLRCGGSHVSSLPSQAMLINVQDRPTQPNLTVTPSSITVEGQPLVFLCAVHXAERRFGFFQDELEFTNRIQEGSGAAGVRLQVEKTGRNRTGNFSCRYEMTKGRWIMSYPSDSIQVIVEDPCLAPVLSVEPSSGVVAVGHRLQLSCAVPPCRFRQCFGFKRDGTEVMPNTGDIIGDIITWDGSELIFLNISQNFTGNFSCLVEEDVGRAWLEAPPSQGVPVVL